A stretch of Oryza brachyantha chromosome 4, ObraRS2, whole genome shotgun sequence DNA encodes these proteins:
- the LOC102704327 gene encoding 40S ribosomal protein S8-like, with amino-acid sequence MGISRDSMHKRRATGGKQKAWRKKRKYELGRQPANTKLSSNKTVRRVRVRGGNVKWRALRLDTGNYSWGSEAVTRKTRILDVVYNASNNELVRTQTLVKSAIVQVDAAPFKQWYLTHYGVDIGRKKKAPAAKKDAVEGQEGEAAAEETKKSNHVVRKLEKRQQGRTLDPHIEEQFGSGRLLACISSRPGQCGRADGYILEGKELEFYMKKLQRKKGKGAAA; translated from the exons atgg GTATCTCGCGTGACTCCATGCACAAGCGCCGGGCCACCGGTGGGAAGCAGAAGGCGTGGAGGAAGAAGCGAAA GTATGAGCTTGGTCGCCAGCCGGCAAACACCAAGCTGTCGAGCAACAAGACAGTGAGGAGGGTCCGTGTTCGTGGAGGTAATGTTAAGTGGAGGGCTCTTCGCCTGGATACTGGTAACTATTCTTGGGGAAGTGAGGCTGTCACTCGCAAGACTCGTATCCTTGATGTTGTCTACAACGCATCAAACAATGAGCTTGTGAGGACCCAGACCCTTGTGAAGAGTGCCATTGTGCAAGTGGATGCTGCTCCATTTAAGCAGTGGTATCTCACTCACTATGGTGTTGATATCGGTAGGAAGAAGAAGGCTCCTGCTGCTAAGAAGGATGCCGTTGAG GGGCAAGAGGGTGAGGCTGCTGcagaagaaacaaagaagagCAACCATGTTGTGAGGAAGCTTGAGAAGCGTCAGCAAGGGCGCACTCTGGACCCACACATTGAAGAGCAATTTGGTAGTGGAAGGCTGTTGGCCTGCATTTCCTCCCGGCCTGGGCAATGTGGCAGAGCTGATGG GTACATCCTGGAGGGCAAAGAGCTCGAGTTCTACATGAAGAAGCTCCAGAGGAAGAAGGGCAAGGGTGCTGCAGCTTAG
- the LOC102702187 gene encoding uncharacterized protein LOC102702187, producing MESVRDKQKPRKDGAMIVVVEGKGVVQEKEDMLLSPKVVDAASKVLGNKDLLKEILVRLGLSIPLVRSALVCKHWLHVVANPKFLGEFGKLHPRYLLASYIFTASGRHALVPHQGLPTEFASILSSAKRYFSDLEKKWCGDDFDILDWCCGQVLISVENSTTKFQQRLAICTPLNPTKDFTFIPQYRPVVPQGYTNIDMYDFLCKEHGDYQMSIYKVRLACNRTRQSILGVLVAFKNGSWCDSCTSAAIDLPSRWLQRKNSGLLIGNKFYMLGPSRYILGLDLLSMSLFIVDLPNRMEHNDQEKLQLSRAEDSKLYLIHLNGLQLHVWFHVIDNNNNNNNNTGNWVLIDKVCLLEVFGHIANPGWKLEVNVKIVRGGSSVDFVYLDMGDDVYLVHIKRRVVKKVSDNGKIVRSYPFMMAWPPTFPSLIMKSDA from the coding sequence ATGGAGAGTGTAAGAGACAAGCAGAAACCAAGAAAGGATGGGGCTATGATTGTCGTGGTAGAAGGTAAAGGAGTTGTTCAAGAGAAAGAGGATATGCTCCTATCACCGAAAGTTGTGGATGCGGCCTCAAAGGTTCTTGGTAACAAGGATCTATTAAAAGAGATCTTGGTTCGTCTTGGTCTTTCCATCCCGCTTGTTCGTTCTGCTCTTGTTTGCAAACATTGGCTTCATGTCGTCGCTAACCCTAAATTCCTTGGTGAGTTTGGTAAGCTCCACCCACGTTACCTACTCGCCTCCTATATTTTCACTGCATCAGGACGGCATGCACTTGTGCCCCATCAAGGGCTACCCACCGAGTTTGCATCTATCTTATCTTCTGCAAAAAGGTACTTCTCtgatttggagaaaaaatgGTGTGGTGATGACTTTGATATATTGGATTGGTGTTGTGGTCAAGTGCTTATTAGTGTTGAGAACTCAACCACCAAGTTCCAACAAAGGCTTGCCATCTGCACCCCCTTAAATCCAACCAAGGATTTCACCTTCATCCCACAGTATCGACCAGTTGTTCCCCAAGGTTATACCAATATAGATATGTATGATTTCCTCTGTAAGGAACATGGTGATTACCAAATGTCCATCTACAAGGTGAGATTGGCATGTAACCGTACACGTCAATCCATCCTTGGTGTGTTAGTAGCTTTTAAAAATGGATCTTGGTGTGACAGTTGCACCTCAGCTGCAATAGATCTGCCATCACGATGGTTGCAGCGTAAAAACTCTGGTTTGCTTATAGGAAATAAGTTCTATATGTTGGGTCCAAGTAGATACATTCTTGGATTGGACTTACTATCTATGAGCTTGTTCATTGTTGACCTTCCAAATAGAATGGAACACAATGATCAAGAGAAGCTCCAACTTTCTCGAGCAGAAGATTCTAAGTTATATCTCATCCATTTGAATGGGTTGCAACTTCATGTTTGGTTTCATGTCAttgacaacaacaacaacaacaacaacaatacaGGAAATTGGGTATTGATTGATAAGGTTTGTCTACTAGAAGTGTTTGGTCATATTGCAAATCCTGGTTGGAAGTTAGAGGTTAATGTTAAGATTGTGAGAGGTGGGAGCAGTGTGGATTTTGTGTACTTGGACATGGGTGATGATGTCTACTTGGTTCATATCAAAAGGAGAGTGGTGAAGAAAGTGTCTGACAATGGCAAGATTGTACGCTCATATCCCTTCATGATGGCTTGGCCCCCAACCTTTCCTAGTTTGATAATGAAGAGTGATGCCTAA
- the LOC102702465 gene encoding receptor-like protein 7 — translation MSRSSSSHGRRLQQQHLLLLAIQLSCSLGGASSTSSNQTAKVVPVRCRPEQASALLRLRRSISSTNDSACTLASWRAGTDCCCGGGGGWEGIACTGGRVTTLDLGGCGLEIAAAGRPLHPALFDLTSLRHLDLSGNSLSGSELPAAGFERLTELTHLNLSYSGFSGAIPRGIRRLGKLASLDLSDWIYLVEGDNDYFLPLGQGRWPVVEPDIGSLLANLSNLRELNLGNVDLSGNGAAWCSAFANSTPRLELLSLRNTNLNAPICGSLSTLRSLVHVNLKYNKLHGEIPESFADLASLSVLRLAYNLLEGPFPTRIFQSRSLTAVDVSYNFRVSGVLPDFSSDSALTELLVSNTNFSGPVPSSVSNLKSLRRLGVAAAGGFPQELPSSIGELRSLTSLQLSGSGIVGEMPSWVANLTSLESLQLSNCGLSGQVPSFIGNLKNLRTLKLYACNFSGQVPPHLFNLTNLEVINFHSNSLIGTIELSSFFNLPNLSILNLSNNKLSVVVGEYNSSWESVDNFDTLCLASCNISKLPDTLRHMHYVEVLDLSNNHIHGTIPQWAWDNWINSLILMNISHNQLSSSIGYGPVISANMFVIDISHNLFEGRIPIPGPQTQLFDCSNNQFSTMPSNFGSHLSSISLLMASRNKLSGEIPPSICEATSLMLLDLSNNHFRGSIPSCLMEDMSNLNVLNLKGNQLHGRLPNSIKQDCAFGALDFSDNQIEGQLPRSLVACKDLEAFDIGNNRIEDTFPCWMSVLPKLQVLVLKSNKFVGNVGPSVSGDKNSCQFIKLRIFVLASNSFSGLLQNEWFRTMKAMMTKTVNETLIMENQYDLLGQTYRITTAITYKGSDITFSKILSTIVVIDVSDNVFYGAIPQSIGDLVLLSGVNMSHNALTGPIPSQFGMLHQLESLDLSSNDLSGEIPQGLASLDFLSMLNMSYNRLEGRIPESPHFLTFSNLSFLGNMGLCGLQVSKACSNMSSGVVLHPSEKVSIDIVLFLFAGLGFGVGFAIAIASTWVTSRSSSIALQTVRMSHQDNALSSISPATSPTQLQYLKRGHAGSSRPSKQESSSTQICVPVSSS, via the coding sequence ATGTCCCGTTCGAGCAGCAGCCATGGGCGgcggctgcagcagcagcacctgCTGCTCCTCGCGATCCAACTCTCCTGCTCCCtcggcggcgcctcctccacctccagcaACCAAACTGCAAAGGTGGTCCCCGTCCGGTGCCGGCCGGAGCAGGCCTCGGCGCTGCTCCGGCTGAGACGCTCCATCTCCTCCACCAATGACTCCGCATGCACCCTGGCGTCGTGGCGGGCCGGCACCgactgctgctgcggcggcggcggcggctgggaggGCATCGCCTGCACCGGCGGCCGCGTCACCACCCTCGACCTCGGCGGGTGCGGGCTggagatcgccgccgccggccgcccccTCCACCCCGCGCTCTTCGACCTCACCTCCCTCAGGCACCTCGACCTCTCCGGCAACAGCCTCAGCGGGTCCGAGCTCCCGGCTGCCGGGTTCGAGCGCCTCACTGAGCTCACCCACCTCAACCTCTCCTACTCCGGCTTCTCGGGGGCGATCCCGCGCGGGATCCGGCGGCTCGGCAAGCTGGCGTCTCTGGACCTGTCTGACTGGATCTATCTGGTTGAAGGCGACAACGATTACTTCCTTCCGCTCGGCCAGGGGCGGTGGCCCGTCGTCGAGCCAGACATCGGATCGCTGCTCGCCAACCTCAGCAACCTGCGGGAGCTAAACCTCGGCAATGTCGACCTGtccggcaacggcgcggcgtGGTGCAGCGCCTTCGCCAATTCCACCCCCCGGCTCGAGCTTCTCAGCCTACGGAACACCAACCTCAATGCTCCGATCTGTGGGTCGTTGTCCACCTTGCGATCGCTGGTCCATGTCAACCTCAAGTATAACAAGTTACATGGCGAAATCCCAGAGTCCTTTGCTGACTTAGCCTCCCTCAGTGTTCTTAGGCTTGCCTACAATCTCCTCGAGGGGCCATTCCCGACGAGGATCTTCCAGAGCAGAAGCTTGACGGCCGTTGATGTCAGCTACAATTTCAGGGTGTCCGGTGTGCTGCCCGATTTCTCGTCGGATAGTGCTCTGACGGAGCTGCTTGTTAGCAACACCAACTTCTCTGGTCCCGTTCCGAGTTCTGTAAGCAATCTCAAATCCTTGAGGAGATTGGGTGTTGCAGCTGCAGGTGGCTTCCCCCAAGAGCTTCCCTCTTCGATTGGTGAGCTCAGATCCCTGACATCGTTACAGCTTTCTGGGTCTGGTATAGTAGGTGAAATGCCTTCTTGGGTTGCAAACTTAACTTCTTTGGAGAGTCTGCAACTCTCGAACTGTGGCTTATCTGGTCAAGTACCTTCCTTCATAGGTAATCTCAAGAACCTAAGAACATTAAAGTTGTATGCATGCAATTTTTCTGGTCAAGTGCCTCCACATCTATTTAATCTAACTAATTTGGAAGTCATAAATTTTCATTCCAACAGTCTCATTGGTACCATCGAACTCAGCTCATTCTTCAATTTGCCCAATTTATCAATATTGAACCTTTCAAACAACAAACTTTCCGTAGTAGTTGGCGAATACAACTCTTCATGGGAATCTGTCGATAATTTTGACACTCTATGTCTAGCATCTTGTAACATATCCAAGCTCCCTGATACCTTGAGGCATATGCACTATGTTGAAGTTCTTGACCTTTCAAACAACCACATCCATGGTACTATACCTCAGTGGGCATGGGATAATTGGATCAACTCTCTCATCCTGATGAACATATCACACAACCAATTAAGTAGTAGTATAGGATATGGCCCTGTCATTTCAGCTAATATGTTTGTTATTGATATCAGTCATAACCTATTTGAAGGGCGCATACCTATACCAGGACCACAGACCCAACTGTTTGATTGCTCAAACAATCAATTTTCAACCATGCCATCCAATTTCGGTTCTCATTTAAGCAGTATTTCCCTTCTCATGGCTTCCAGAAACAAGCTGTCTGGAGAAATTCCACCATCGATTTGTGAAGCAACAAGCCTTATGCTCCTTGATCTCTCCAATAATCATTTTCGTGGCTCCATCCCTTCTTGTTTAATGGAGGACATGAGTAACCTGAATGTATTAAACTTGAAAGGAAATCAACTTCATGGAAGATTGCCAAATAGCATAAAGCAAGATTGTGCATTTGGGGCATTAGATTTTAGTGACAATCAGATTGAAGGGCAGTTACCCAGATCTCTGGTTGCTTGCAAAGACTTGGAGGCTTTTGATATCGGAAATAATCGTATTGAGGATACATTTCCATGCTGGATGAGTGTGCTTCCTAAACTTCAAGTCCTTGTTCTGAAGTCCAACAAGTTTGTCGGGAATGTAGGGCCTTCTGTTTCTGGAGATAAAAATAGTTGTCAGTTTATAAAACTTCGAATCTTTGTCTTGGCTTCAAACAGTTTCTCTGGATTACTACAAAATGAATGGTTTAGAACAATGAAAGCCATGATGACTAAAACTGTCAATGAGACGCTGATCATGGAAAATCAATATGATCTACTTGGCCAAACATACCGAATCACCACTGCAATCACATACAAAGGATCTGATAttactttttcaaaaatattgagCACAATTGTTGTCATTGATGTTTCGGATAATGTGTTCTATGGTGCCATTCCACAGTCTATTGGGGACCTTGTTCTACTTAGTGGGGTAAACATGTCACATAATGCCCTCACTGGACCGATTCCATCTCAATTTGGCATGCTACATCAACTTGAGTCACTCGACCTCTCTTCAAATGATCTTTCGGGAGAGATTCCACAAGGGTTGGCATCACTGGACTTCCTTTCAATGTTGAATATGTCCTATAACAGGTTGGAGGGAAGGATACCTGAGTCACCCCACTTCTTGACATTCTCTAATCTCTCATTTCTAGGAAACATGGGTCTCTGTGGACTTCAGGTGTCCAAAGCATGCAGCAACATGTCATCAGGTGTTGTGCTACATCCCTCGGAGAAGGTATCAATAGACATTGTACTGTTCCTTTTTGCCGGACTCGGATTTGGTGTTGGATTCGCAATTGCAATCGCCTCTACATGGGTAACCTCAAGGAGCTCGTCCATAGCTTTACAGACTGTCAGGATGAGCCACCAGGACAATGCTTTGTCTTCCATTAGTCCAGCTACTTCACCTACCCAATTGCAGTATCTCAAGAGGGGCCACGCAGGGAGTTCTCGTCCATCCAAGCAAGAGTCCTCTTCAACTCAAATTTGTGTGCctgtttcttcttcttaa